One window of the Lytechinus pictus isolate F3 Inbred chromosome 5, Lp3.0, whole genome shotgun sequence genome contains the following:
- the LOC135154153 gene encoding uncharacterized protein LOC135154153 has translation MNAIKDEMELTKNKMPITDHLPTMLAAYFGEKEATLICKYQDETRKRTPKEIEDELVLTPCIVIGGERQIQLAVDGKLMKSKIGITSLAKATKMLFEAFYVFSVSYPASSTNTLDFIQRYVIGINPCSTKFPRGKQGKCASVPLRVIKLANELALFESDWCL, from the exons ATGAATGCTATAAAGGATGAAATGGAGCTGACCAAGAATAAAATGCCCATTACTGACCACTTGCCCACCATGCTGGCTGCCTACTTTGGAGAAAAAGAAGCTACCCTGATCTGCAAGTACCAAGAC GAGACTAGGAAAAGGACACCAAAAGAGATTGAAGATGAACTGGTGCTGACACCTTGCATCGTAATCG GTGGTGAAAGACAAATTCAACTGGCAGTTGATGGCAAATTAATGAAATCTAAAATTGGCATCACGTCATTGGCAAAGGCAACCAAGATGTTGTTTGAAGCTTTTTACGTCTTTTCTGTAAGCTATCCTGCCAGTTCAACGAACACTCTGGACTTCATCCAAAG ATACGTCATCGGAATAAATCCCTGTTCCACCAAGTTTCCGAGAGGCAAACAGGGAAAGTGTGCATCAGTACCTCTACGCGTTATAAAACTAGCAAATGAACTTGCTCTGTTTGAAAGTGATTGGTGTCTTTAA